In a genomic window of Lepisosteus oculatus isolate fLepOcu1 chromosome 5, fLepOcu1.hap2, whole genome shotgun sequence:
- the elf3 gene encoding ETS-related transcription factor Elf-3 has translation MSATCELSSILTKANHAMYQISDPGQPAGSLSLGDSKDSLQLLTSAQLPAELLGPCKWYNTDPQFWSKQNVLEWISYHVEETKFDASTLNMAYCTLEGSVLCQMSRDTMLSMFGPLGDRLYHSLQDLKAKNSVDDITNDILNTLFTDLPEIFAEDTYNLLPTVVVAPGPGCGTDFSKPTSRDVQSELKMMGELPSWNDLGYESGPTSPDSLDSSSAGMQNFPSSPDSGGSDSELDFSEMRLPSATDSYQEPGRAELKPGKRGRGRPRKLSRGAEDCMDTKKSKHAPRGTHLWEFIRDILIHPELNNGLMKWEDRREGVFKFLKSEAVAQLWGQKKKNSSMTYEKLSRAMRYYYKREILERVDGRRLVYKFGKNSSGWKVGEMGLGM, from the exons ATGTCGGCGACTTGCGAGCTCAGCAGCATCCTCACCAAAGCCAACCACGCCATGTATCAGATCTCGGACCCCGGGCAGCCCGCGGGCAGCCTGTCCCTCGGCGACAGCAAGGACTCCCTGCAGCTGCTGACCAGCGCGCAGCTGCCCGCAGAGCTCCTGG GCCCCTGCAAGTGGTACAACACTGACCCGCAGTTCTGGAGCAAGCAGAACGTGCTGGAGTGGATCAGCTACCATGTGGAGGAGACCAAGTTCGACGCCAGCACCCTGAACATGGCCTACTGCACCCTGGAGGGGTCCGTGCTGTGCCAGATGTCCCGGGACACGATGCTTTCCATGTTTGGGCCACTGGGGGACCGACTGTACCACAGCCTGCAGGACCTGAAGGCGAAAAACA GTGTTGATGACATCACCAATGACATTCTGAACACCCTCTTCACTGACCTCCCGGAAATCTTTGCCGAAGACACCTACAACCTCCTGCCTACAGTTGTTGTGGCTCCAGGACCCG GCTGCGGCACTGACTTCAGCAAACCAACCTCCCGGGATGTGCAGAGTGAGCTGAAGATGATGGGTGAGCTGCCGTCCTGGAACGACCTCGGGTACGAGTCTGGACCCACGTCCCCGGACAGCCTGGACAGCTCCAGCGCAG GGATGCAGAACTTCCCCAGCTCCCCAGACTCCGGTGGAAGTGACTCCGAGCTGGACTTCTCCGAGATGAGGCTCCCCAGTGCCACAG ACAGTTACCAGGAGCCCGGCAGGGCGGAGCTCAAGCCTGGCAAGAGAGGAAGGGGGAGGCCCAGGAAGCTGAGCCGAGGTGCTGAGGACTGCATGGACACCAAGAAGAGCAAACATG CGCCCCGCGGCACGCACCTGTGGGAGTTCATCCGGGACATCCTGATCCACCCGGAGCTGAACAACGGGCTGATGAAGTGGGAGGACCGGCGGGAGGGCGTCTTCAAGTTCCTCAAGTCGGAGGCGGTGGCGCAGCTCTGGGGGCAGAAGAAGAAGAACAGCAGCATGACGTACGAGAAGCTGAGCCGCGCCATGAG GTACTACTACAAGAGGGAGATCCTGGAGAGGGTGGACGGCCGGCGGCTAGTTTACAAGTTCGGCAAGAACTCCAGCGGCTGGAAGGTGGGGGAAATGGGCCTGGGAATGTGA